In Actinomycetota bacterium, the genomic window AGTCCCCACGATGAAGCGGTCCTTCAGCAGGGCCTCGAAGGGGACCGACAGGCTCTCGTCCTTGCCCATGGGTCGGTCCAGCCCCCACTGGGCGTAGGAGCGGTACTTCTTCTCCAGGTACGGCCGCGCGGTCTCGATGGCCGCTTCGCGCGTGTCCGCGATGGCCATCTCCTTGAAGATGGGGGCGTCGGGAGGAGGTTCGTGGGCGTGCTCTGCCAGGGTGGCCCGGTAGACCTCCATCTGGCGTACCAGATTGGTCAGGCTGGCGTGGGGGTTGATCAGCCAGGCAAATCCATACCGGGCCGCCCGCCGCACGGCCGGATCGCCGGAGGCCGCGATCCAGATCGGCGGGTACGGTCGCTGGACCGGCTTCAACAGCAGCGAGGCGCTGGTCAGGGTGAAGTGACGGCCGCGGTGCGTCACGTCGTCCTCGGTCCACAGTCGGATGGCGACGTCGAGGCACTCCTCGAACCGGGAGGCACGAGAGGCGTAGTCGACGCCGAACGCCTCGAACTCCTCCTCCCGGTACCCCAGCCCCACTCCGAACACGAAGCGGCCGCCGGTGACGACGTCCATGGTGGCGGCCTGCTCGGCGGCGTAGGTGGGATTCGACAGCGTGAGCAGGAAGATGCTCGAGCCGATGGTCATGTCACCGGACTCGGCGGCGAGCCGCCCCAGGAGCGGCCACGTCTGCAGCGCCTGGTAGGGCTTGGCCAGGAAGTGCTGGCTCACCCACACCGAGTCGAACCCGGCCTCGCGGGCCGCGCGGACCTGTTCCACGATCTCGCGGGTTCCCCGCACCGCGTCCTCGCCCACCTGGAACTGGGAGTTGATCTTCAGCCCGAACTTCATCCGCCTCTCGCTCCCCTCATGCCCGCCGAAGGTACCGCCCGTAGCCCGGCGCACCGACGACCTCGCCGTCCCGCATCAGGACGTTTCCGCGGAGCATCGTGAGAACGGGCCAGCCCGTCAGCTCGCGACCCTCGTAGATCGAGAAGTCCGATCGTGATCGAAGCAACTCGGGCGTCACGCGCCGGGTGAGGGTCGGGTCGACGATCACGAGGTCGGCGTCGGCCCCCACCTCGAGCGTCCCCTTGCGCGGATACAGGTTCAGGACCCTGGCGGGGTTCAGCGACGTGGCCGCGGCGACGTGGAGCAGGCTCACCAGCCCATCCCGTACCCCTTGGAGCAGGACCGGCAGCATCGTGGCCATTCCTGGGAAGCCGGGAGTCCCGTTCCAGATGCCGGGGCCCTTATCCCGCCGGCGGAGGCCGCAGTGGTCCGTCCCGATGGTGTCGACCGAGCCCGCGGCGATCGCGCTCCACAGCGCGTCGCGGTCCCGGTCGCGCCGCAGGGGCGGGTTCACCTTCCCCAGCAGTCCGACGTCCGAGTCCATGGTGTGCGTCAGGTACTGCGGGCAGGTCTCGACGTAGGCGGGAGTGCTCGCGCGGGCCCGGTGCTCGGCCACGGCGACGAGGGACTCGGCACACGAGAGGTGGGG contains:
- a CDS encoding LLM class flavin-dependent oxidoreductase; the encoded protein is MKFGLKINSQFQVGEDAVRGTREIVEQVRAAREAGFDSVWVSQHFLAKPYQALQTWPLLGRLAAESGDMTIGSSIFLLTLSNPTYAAEQAATMDVVTGGRFVFGVGLGYREEEFEAFGVDYASRASRFEECLDVAIRLWTEDDVTHRGRHFTLTSASLLLKPVQRPYPPIWIAASGDPAVRRAARYGFAWLINPHASLTNLVRQMEVYRATLAEHAHEPPPDAPIFKEMAIADTREAAIETARPYLEKKYRSYAQWGLDRPMGKDESLSVPFEALLKDRFIVGTPEECSEDIERYRDLLGVNHLLLRLQWPGMPQRDVLREIELIGEKVMPSWRK